A window of the Kineococcus rhizosphaerae genome harbors these coding sequences:
- a CDS encoding SpoIIE family protein phosphatase, protein MVANLPFGSEQALRDVYEAVDWDSTSLGDPSRWPRSLRRVLELALETRFAIVICWGPDLAMLYNQPYADMIADKHPAALGRPVGEVFAEAWDDLEPLFEQARGGDAVWFEDMPLVLNRHGRPEETCFTFSYSPVRDDEGRIAGVMDIAAETTRQVQDHRRLELLTRLGDLASELQSPADLARKALDVLATAPLDLPAADLQLPGQPLRLPPPPEALAPRQVLVREQPDGTRLAWVRIPAALGGESPGVLAARLSDLVPVDAAHRDFLRLVAATVGDALSAAASYEAERRRADLQQWQAQRLAGLVAVAQALPSVDDVDDVLRVLGRGAVGLLGADGIVLGVLEEGRLQVLGDRHDPAVAALTAAFSGSAVVDEDPSTAAWPLWVGERVIGALGLSWRTPRHLSSEDTDLITALAASTAQALDRVRATQAERAAAAAVRTMAETLQRSLLTAAPQPDHLEIAVRYLPAAEHAQVGGDWHDAFLTAAGTACLVIGDVTGHDQDAAAAMGQVRNLLRGIGYSLEVSPAAALSALDRAMRDLGVGALATGILATVEPLEGSAHWRLRWSNAGHPPPLVVAPDGTVELLRTSPDLLLGLEAGFARADHVHGLPPGATVLLFTDGLVERRGAAIDDGLAWLAETASGYAGMAPSDICDHVLGLVQGHAEDDVAVLAVRVRPEPGAATAVP, encoded by the coding sequence GTGGTGGCCAACCTCCCGTTCGGGTCCGAGCAGGCCCTCCGGGACGTCTACGAGGCGGTCGACTGGGACAGCACGTCCCTGGGGGACCCGTCCCGCTGGCCCCGCTCGCTGCGCCGCGTCCTGGAGCTGGCGCTGGAGACCCGCTTCGCCATCGTCATCTGCTGGGGTCCGGACCTGGCGATGCTCTACAACCAGCCCTACGCCGACATGATCGCCGACAAGCACCCCGCCGCCCTCGGCCGTCCCGTCGGGGAGGTGTTCGCCGAGGCGTGGGACGACCTGGAGCCGCTGTTCGAGCAGGCGCGCGGCGGCGACGCGGTGTGGTTCGAGGACATGCCCCTGGTGCTGAACCGGCACGGCCGCCCCGAGGAGACGTGCTTCACCTTCTCCTACTCCCCGGTGCGCGACGACGAGGGTCGCATCGCCGGCGTCATGGACATCGCCGCCGAGACCACCCGCCAGGTCCAGGACCACCGCCGCCTGGAACTGCTCACGCGGCTGGGCGACCTCGCCTCCGAGCTGCAGTCACCGGCCGACCTGGCCCGCAAGGCCCTCGACGTGCTGGCGACCGCACCGCTGGACCTGCCCGCCGCCGACCTGCAGCTGCCCGGCCAGCCCCTGCGCCTGCCGCCACCGCCGGAGGCCCTGGCGCCGCGGCAGGTCCTCGTCCGCGAACAACCCGACGGCACCCGGCTCGCCTGGGTCCGGATCCCGGCGGCCCTCGGCGGGGAGTCCCCCGGGGTCCTGGCCGCCCGCCTGAGCGACCTCGTGCCCGTGGACGCCGCCCACCGCGACTTCCTGCGGCTCGTCGCCGCCACCGTCGGCGACGCCCTGTCGGCCGCGGCCTCCTACGAGGCCGAACGCCGTCGCGCGGACCTGCAGCAGTGGCAGGCCCAGCGCCTCGCCGGTCTCGTCGCCGTCGCCCAGGCCCTGCCCAGCGTCGACGACGTCGACGACGTCCTGCGCGTCCTGGGCCGGGGGGCCGTCGGGCTGCTCGGCGCCGACGGCATCGTCCTCGGGGTCCTGGAGGAGGGGCGCCTGCAGGTCCTCGGCGACCGGCACGACCCGGCCGTCGCCGCGCTCACCGCCGCCTTCAGCGGCAGCGCCGTCGTCGACGAGGACCCCAGCACCGCCGCCTGGCCGCTGTGGGTCGGTGAGCGCGTCATCGGCGCCCTCGGCCTGTCGTGGCGCACCCCCCGCCACCTGTCCTCCGAGGACACCGACCTCATCACCGCCCTCGCGGCCTCCACCGCCCAGGCCCTGGACCGCGTCCGCGCCACCCAGGCCGAACGGGCCGCCGCCGCCGCCGTCCGGACGATGGCCGAGACGCTGCAGCGCAGCCTGCTGACCGCGGCGCCCCAGCCGGACCACCTCGAGATCGCCGTGCGCTACCTGCCCGCCGCCGAGCACGCCCAGGTCGGCGGGGACTGGCACGACGCCTTCCTCACCGCCGCCGGCACCGCCTGCCTCGTCATCGGCGACGTCACCGGCCACGACCAGGACGCCGCGGCGGCCATGGGGCAGGTCCGCAACCTGCTGCGCGGCATCGGGTACTCCCTGGAGGTCTCGCCCGCCGCGGCGCTCTCGGCCCTCGACCGGGCCATGCGCGACCTGGGGGTCGGGGCCCTGGCGACGGGCATCCTGGCCACCGTCGAACCGCTGGAGGGGTCGGCGCACTGGCGGTTGCGCTGGTCCAACGCGGGCCACCCCCCGCCCCTGGTCGTCGCCCCCGACGGCACGGTCGAACTGCTCCGGACCAGCCCGGACCTGCTGCTGGGCCTGGAGGCCGGGTTCGCGCGCGCCGACCACGTCCACGGCCTGCCGCCGGGGGCGACCGTGCTGCTGTTCACCGACGGGCTCGTCGAACGCCGCGGCGCCGCGATCGACGACGGGCTCGCCTGGCTGGCCGAGACGGCGTCCGGGTACGCGGGGATGGCGCCGTCGGACATCTGCGACCACGTCCTCGGCCTCGTCCAGGGTCACGCCGAGGACGACGTCGCCGTGCTGGCCGTGCGGGTGCGCCCGGAGCCGGGCGCCGCGACCGCCGTCCCGTGA
- a CDS encoding FBP domain-containing protein: MSQATLDLDPGHLTDEAIRSTMTNCTRGEAHRMRVPEWVHGTDPVHEVVGWRDPKAPERGWLLVPLGEAVVGLALRATPGKGVRTTAMCDLCRTTRSPGEVGLFVAARAGESGRKLNTVGTYVCADLACADNVRVLRATPRLKPDPGLSISQRQEALRERAAAFARKVLASAD, translated from the coding sequence GTGTCTCAGGCAACGCTGGACCTCGACCCCGGTCACCTGACCGACGAGGCCATCCGCTCCACGATGACGAACTGCACCCGCGGCGAGGCGCACCGCATGCGCGTGCCCGAGTGGGTGCACGGGACCGACCCCGTCCACGAGGTCGTCGGCTGGCGCGACCCCAAGGCCCCCGAGCGCGGCTGGCTGCTGGTGCCGCTGGGCGAGGCCGTCGTCGGGCTCGCGCTGCGCGCCACCCCCGGCAAGGGCGTGCGGACCACCGCCATGTGCGACCTGTGCCGCACGACCCGCTCCCCCGGGGAGGTCGGGCTGTTCGTCGCGGCCCGCGCCGGGGAGTCGGGGCGCAAGCTGAACACCGTCGGGACGTACGTGTGCGCCGACCTGGCGTGCGCCGACAACGTCCGGGTCCTGCGCGCGACGCCGCGGCTGAAGCCGGACCCTGGGCTGAGCATCTCCCAGCGCCAGGAGGCGCTGCGCGAGCGGGCCGCCGCCTTCGCGCGCAAGGTGCTCGCCTCCGCCGACTGA
- a CDS encoding LLM class flavin-dependent oxidoreductase — protein sequence MEIGISAFAETTPYADGSGTISHAARLKEVVEEIVLADQVGLDVYGLGEHHRADYASSAPAVVLAAAATRTQRIRLSTAVTVLSSDDPVRVFQQFATLDGLSDGRAEIMAGRGSFIESFPLFGYDLDAYDELFSEKLDLLLAIRDDPAKVTWAGGKHRAAVPGLGVFPLPVQQPLPVWIAVGGNPESVVRAGTLGLPLALAIIGGMPEQFAPLVDLYRRAGREAGHDESVLRVATHSHGFVAATTAEAEAVHFKPYQGVMNQLGQERGWGYFSHTSYEAARSRRGALLVGSPEEVAEKILFQHEHLGIDRFMLHLSAGTMPHADVMRAVELLGTEVAPLVRKELD from the coding sequence GTGGAGATCGGGATCAGCGCGTTCGCGGAGACCACGCCCTACGCCGACGGCAGCGGGACGATCTCGCACGCCGCGCGGCTCAAGGAGGTCGTCGAGGAGATCGTCCTCGCCGACCAGGTCGGCCTCGACGTCTACGGCCTCGGCGAGCACCACCGCGCCGACTACGCCTCCTCCGCCCCCGCCGTCGTGCTTGCCGCCGCCGCGACCCGTACGCAGCGCATCCGGCTGTCCACGGCCGTGACCGTGCTGTCCTCCGACGACCCCGTGCGCGTGTTCCAGCAGTTCGCCACGCTCGACGGCCTCTCCGACGGCCGCGCCGAGATCATGGCCGGGCGCGGGTCCTTCATCGAGTCCTTCCCGTTGTTCGGGTACGACCTCGACGCCTACGACGAGCTGTTCTCCGAGAAGCTCGACCTGCTGCTGGCCATCCGCGACGACCCGGCGAAGGTGACGTGGGCCGGCGGGAAGCACCGCGCCGCCGTCCCCGGCCTCGGTGTGTTCCCCCTGCCCGTGCAGCAGCCGCTGCCCGTGTGGATCGCCGTCGGCGGCAACCCGGAGTCCGTCGTGCGCGCCGGGACCCTCGGGCTGCCGCTGGCCCTGGCGATCATCGGCGGGATGCCCGAGCAGTTCGCACCGCTCGTGGACCTCTACCGCCGGGCCGGGCGCGAGGCCGGGCACGACGAGTCCGTCCTGCGCGTGGCGACGCACTCGCACGGGTTCGTGGCCGCCACCACCGCCGAGGCCGAGGCCGTGCACTTCAAGCCGTACCAGGGCGTCATGAACCAGCTCGGCCAGGAACGCGGCTGGGGCTACTTCTCGCACACCTCCTACGAGGCGGCGCGCTCGCGGCGCGGAGCGCTGCTCGTCGGCTCACCCGAGGAGGTCGCCGAGAAGATCCTCTTCCAGCACGAGCACCTCGGGATCGACCGGTTCATGCTGCACCTGTCGGCGGGGACGATGCCGCACGCGGACGTCATGAGGGCCGTGGAGCTGCTGGGGACCGAGGTGGCGCCGCTGGTGCGCAAGGAGCTCGACTGA
- a CDS encoding putative bifunctional diguanylate cyclase/phosphodiesterase produces the protein MADLPEQRERRSISLRARLLALVLVPVLGFSAFASILVVHRFQRVQAAEDAVRQVRAAIALDAVRARVSEEAIPLVSSVELLDLSVAGGTLQARNELAVNLHTLYSGAAARTDAAVATASRNALAGPQVRDAATSLATVRASWGAGATADERLRSNRQLFDKYRFLVATLSDAVDEHLAAAAAGGGDPQLDDAVTELQRTARATTLAGEEVPYYLGYLAAENSIQGSARGFFLRSWAGYRNASDEVSTSRHFALRNSWGTAVLTADAQTVDGTLDEAAAATTRTVPDAETLVALSTAVVGRDDALHAALRVAADRAVGVAEGYRGAAEHELVKYAAITVLLLALSLGGSLYTSRSIGRPLERLADAAGSISRGELVDVTVEGPPETRVVAHGLGAAVASLRSMQAQAQAVADGDLDDAVLHRPLGGPLGRVVHASVQQIVTAVREREELQQELAHQATHDALTTLPNRAEALAQIDRALRRTHRTGDRVGLLFLDLDQFKTVNDSLGHVAGDAVLQTVAQRLRERVRAVDVVARLGGDEFVVLVEPVTDEKGLLEFGQALIDTVSAPIPLLGSAESQAVIGASVGVAVSRVEAAPGAGGHEAADRLLQEAHTAAYRAKNAGRGRVEVYDDDLRAALAAQTAVEDGLRHALVADELVLHYQPVTDLETGRVRSVEALVRWEKPGEGLVPPGRFIPVAEGSDLVCDLGRWALRTSLRQLAEFDATGGPAAGLSVAVNISGRHLRSPRLVEDVRTALEASGTAPGRLVLEVTETVMVEDDAAWARLEELRAIGVRVAIDDFGTGYTSFGQLARVPVDVLKIDRSFVDSDDPRTVELVRLVVGAARSFGLRVVAEGTEQASQVRALQAVGCDTAQGYYFSRPVPAGRLAEAVTGCGEIFSTLGRFAEAG, from the coding sequence GTGGCAGACCTCCCCGAGCAGCGAGAACGGCGCTCCATCAGCCTGCGCGCCAGGCTCCTGGCGCTCGTGCTCGTCCCCGTGCTCGGGTTCTCCGCCTTCGCCTCGATCCTCGTCGTCCACCGGTTCCAGCGCGTGCAGGCCGCCGAGGACGCCGTCCGCCAGGTGCGCGCGGCCATCGCCCTCGACGCCGTCCGCGCCCGCGTCTCCGAGGAGGCGATCCCCCTCGTCTCCAGCGTGGAACTGCTCGACCTGAGCGTGGCCGGGGGGACCCTGCAGGCCCGCAACGAGCTCGCCGTGAACCTGCACACCCTCTACTCCGGCGCCGCCGCCCGCACCGACGCCGCCGTCGCCACCGCGTCCCGCAACGCCCTGGCCGGGCCCCAGGTCCGCGACGCCGCGACCTCGCTCGCGACGGTCCGCGCGTCCTGGGGCGCCGGGGCGACCGCCGACGAGCGCCTGCGCAGCAACCGCCAGCTCTTCGACAAGTACCGCTTCCTCGTCGCCACCCTCAGCGACGCCGTCGACGAGCACCTCGCCGCCGCAGCCGCCGGGGGCGGCGACCCCCAGCTCGACGACGCCGTCACCGAGCTGCAGCGCACCGCCCGCGCGACCACGCTGGCCGGCGAGGAGGTCCCCTACTACCTGGGGTACCTGGCCGCCGAGAACAGCATCCAGGGCTCGGCCCGGGGCTTCTTCCTGCGCAGCTGGGCCGGCTACCGCAACGCCTCCGACGAGGTCTCCACCTCCCGCCACTTCGCGCTGCGCAACAGCTGGGGCACGGCCGTGCTCACCGCCGACGCCCAGACCGTCGACGGCACCCTCGACGAGGCCGCCGCCGCGACCACCCGGACCGTCCCGGACGCCGAGACCCTCGTCGCGCTCAGCACCGCCGTCGTCGGCCGCGACGACGCCCTGCACGCGGCCCTGCGCGTCGCCGCCGACCGGGCCGTCGGGGTGGCCGAGGGCTACCGCGGCGCCGCCGAGCACGAACTGGTGAAGTACGCCGCGATCACCGTCCTGCTGCTGGCGCTGTCCCTCGGCGGCAGCCTCTACACCAGCCGGTCCATCGGCCGGCCCCTGGAACGCCTCGCCGACGCGGCGGGCTCCATCAGCCGCGGCGAGCTCGTCGACGTCACCGTGGAGGGCCCCCCGGAGACCCGCGTCGTGGCGCACGGCCTCGGCGCGGCCGTCGCCAGCCTGCGCTCGATGCAGGCCCAGGCCCAGGCCGTCGCCGACGGCGACCTCGACGACGCCGTCCTGCACCGCCCCCTGGGCGGCCCCCTCGGGCGCGTCGTGCACGCCTCCGTCCAGCAGATCGTCACCGCCGTGCGCGAGCGCGAGGAGCTGCAGCAGGAACTGGCCCACCAGGCCACCCACGACGCCCTCACGACCCTGCCCAACCGCGCCGAGGCCCTCGCCCAGATCGACCGCGCCCTGCGCCGCACCCACCGCACCGGCGACCGCGTCGGCCTGCTCTTCCTCGACCTCGACCAGTTCAAGACCGTCAACGACTCCCTGGGCCACGTCGCCGGCGACGCCGTCCTGCAGACCGTCGCGCAGCGCCTGCGCGAACGGGTCCGGGCCGTCGACGTCGTGGCCCGCCTCGGCGGGGACGAGTTCGTCGTCCTCGTCGAACCCGTCACCGACGAGAAGGGGCTGCTGGAGTTCGGCCAGGCCCTCATCGACACCGTGTCCGCCCCCATCCCGCTGCTCGGCTCCGCCGAGTCCCAGGCCGTCATCGGCGCCAGCGTCGGCGTCGCCGTCAGCCGCGTCGAAGCCGCACCCGGGGCCGGCGGGCACGAGGCGGCCGACCGGCTGCTGCAGGAGGCCCACACCGCCGCCTACCGCGCCAAGAACGCCGGCCGCGGCCGCGTCGAGGTCTACGACGACGACCTGCGCGCGGCGCTCGCCGCCCAGACCGCCGTCGAGGACGGGCTCCGGCACGCCCTGGTCGCCGACGAGCTCGTCCTGCACTACCAGCCCGTCACCGACCTCGAGACCGGCCGCGTCCGCTCGGTGGAGGCGCTGGTGCGCTGGGAGAAGCCCGGTGAGGGGCTGGTCCCGCCCGGCAGGTTCATCCCCGTCGCGGAGGGCTCGGACCTCGTCTGCGACCTCGGGCGCTGGGCGCTGCGGACCTCGCTGCGCCAGCTCGCCGAGTTCGACGCCACCGGCGGACCCGCGGCCGGCCTGAGCGTCGCCGTCAACATCTCCGGCCGGCACCTGCGGTCCCCGCGCCTCGTCGAGGACGTGCGGACGGCCCTGGAGGCGTCCGGGACCGCCCCCGGCCGCCTCGTGCTGGAGGTCACCGAGACCGTCATGGTCGAGGACGACGCGGCCTGGGCGCGGCTGGAGGAACTGCGGGCCATCGGCGTGCGCGTGGCCATCGACGACTTCGGGACGGGGTACACGTCGTTCGGGCAGCTGGCCCGCGTGCCCGTGGACGTGCTGAAGATCGACCGCAGCTTCGTCGACTCCGACGACCCCCGCACGGTCGAGCTCGTGCGCCTCGTCGTCGGGGCGGCCCGCAGCTTCGGGCTGCGCGTCGTCGCCGAGGGGACCGAGCAGGCCTCGCAGGTGCGGGCGCTGCAGGCCGTCGGCTGCGACACCGCGCAGGGCTACTACTTCTCCCGGCCCGTGCCCGCCGGCCGCCTCGCCGAGGCCGTCACCGGGTGCGGCGAGATCTTCTCCACGCTCGGCCGTTTCGCCGAGGCGGGCTGA
- a CDS encoding DUF3618 domain-containing protein, with translation MSDSVPTDRAELERDIEATRARLANTADALAAKADVKAQAQAKAEDLKATAQHKVHEASDNAPGTPQQQTAVLVGAIVVATALAVWLVVRNRD, from the coding sequence ATGAGCGACAGCGTCCCCACCGACCGCGCCGAGCTCGAGCGCGACATCGAGGCCACCCGCGCCCGCCTCGCGAACACCGCCGACGCCCTGGCCGCCAAGGCCGACGTCAAGGCCCAGGCGCAGGCCAAGGCCGAGGACCTCAAGGCCACCGCGCAGCACAAGGTCCACGAGGCGAGCGACAACGCCCCCGGCACCCCGCAGCAGCAGACCGCGGTCCTCGTCGGGGCGATCGTCGTGGCGACGGCGCTGGCGGTCTGGCTCGTGGTCCGCAACCGGGACTGA
- the soxR gene encoding redox-sensitive transcriptional activator SoxR — MSARDDLLSIGTVAARAGLSVPALRYYEERGLLAPVRDGGGRRRFPRHVLRRLAVIAAGQRVGLSLKDIGEALATLPADRAPSASEWARVGERWQELLDARIRELHALRTSLDGCIGCGCLSLTRCTLFNPHDAAAEEGAGSRWLRDAENAPR; from the coding sequence GTGAGCGCCCGCGACGACCTCCTGAGCATCGGCACCGTCGCCGCCCGCGCCGGCCTGTCCGTCCCGGCCCTGCGCTACTACGAGGAACGCGGCCTGCTCGCCCCCGTCCGCGACGGCGGCGGCCGCCGCCGCTTCCCCCGCCACGTCCTGCGCCGCCTCGCGGTCATCGCCGCCGGTCAGCGCGTCGGCCTGTCCCTGAAGGACATCGGCGAGGCGCTCGCCACCCTGCCCGCCGACCGCGCCCCCTCGGCCTCCGAGTGGGCGCGCGTGGGCGAGCGCTGGCAGGAGCTGCTCGACGCCCGCATCCGCGAGCTGCACGCCCTGCGGACCTCGCTCGACGGCTGCATCGGCTGCGGCTGCCTCAGCCTGACCCGCTGCACCCTGTTCAACCCGCACGACGCCGCCGCCGAGGAGGGCGCCGGGTCGCGGTGGTTGCGGGACGCGGAGAACGCGCCCCGCTAG
- a CDS encoding phage holin family protein has product MTQPTGSGTRTDDLSVTHGPGPTAGPTRSDESVGQLLSQLTEQVSHLVRDEVQLAKIDLTEKGKKAGVGIGMFSGAGLLAFFGVGALVTTAIIGLSHAVTAWLAALIVAVVLFAIAAVLALMGKKEVQQATPVVPKDAVEGLKQDVQTVKEGFHR; this is encoded by the coding sequence ATGACTCAACCCACTGGGTCCGGCACCCGGACCGACGACCTCAGCGTCACCCACGGCCCGGGACCCACGGCCGGTCCCACCCGCTCGGACGAGTCGGTGGGTCAGCTGCTGAGCCAGCTCACCGAGCAGGTCTCCCACCTCGTGCGCGACGAGGTGCAGCTCGCGAAGATCGACCTCACCGAGAAGGGCAAGAAGGCCGGCGTCGGGATCGGGATGTTCTCCGGCGCCGGTCTCCTCGCGTTCTTCGGCGTCGGTGCGCTCGTCACGACGGCGATCATCGGCCTGTCCCACGCCGTGACGGCGTGGCTGGCCGCGCTCATCGTCGCCGTCGTGCTGTTCGCGATCGCGGCGGTGCTGGCGCTGATGGGCAAGAAGGAGGTCCAGCAGGCCACGCCGGTCGTCCCGAAGGACGCCGTCGAGGGGCTCAAGCAGGACGTCCAGACCGTCAAGGAAGGCTTCCACCGATGA
- a CDS encoding putative bifunctional diguanylate cyclase/phosphodiesterase — protein MHDDRGPGLTRVVMSAALAVAVTDLHGELLDTNDAFAALLHLRPDELGGTKIGDLLAPAPAGAAPVPRGTAPGPHGGFDLDAVVEELLRGAPVVQGELLVRRRDAGPLRAQVLCSLSSADDATSVVLVQLVDADRRGRRHHPGDHDPLTHLRSRAGVVADLTSRLPTREGLLGVVSCDLDRFRVVNESLGHAVGDEVLVGVARRLTAGVRGGDVVARLGDDEFLVVLPGLTDVAEAVDVADRLTRDLGAPLEVEVPDGRQEIRCAVSTGLVVVDLQATGTDVGRGTTPLLDAATLLRDANTALDAAKAAGGGCCRVFTSTMRDRAVRRLTVETDLRRALEHDELRVHYQPVVRLRDGRRTGFEALVRWDHPRRGLLLPGQFLDVAEDCGLVSAIDAVVLEQALDFLTRHPDVRVAVNTSARRLDGTFAASVARGLHRRGLPPARLAVELLETSLVSGDAVTERELRDLAELGVAVLLDDFGTGYSALAYLRRLPVSGLKLDRSFVADLPEDSSSDRIAAAVVSLAGSFGLSSVCEGVETAAQADHLAEQGWESAQGFHFGVPAPEERWFPRAVRPVRVTPVPA, from the coding sequence GTGCACGACGACCGAGGACCCGGGCTCACCCGGGTCGTGATGTCCGCCGCTCTCGCGGTGGCCGTCACCGACCTGCACGGGGAGCTGCTGGACACCAACGACGCGTTCGCCGCGCTCCTGCACCTGCGCCCCGACGAGCTCGGCGGCACCAAGATCGGCGACCTCCTCGCGCCCGCTCCCGCCGGCGCCGCGCCCGTCCCGAGGGGCACCGCCCCGGGCCCCCACGGCGGGTTCGACCTCGACGCCGTCGTCGAGGAACTCCTCCGCGGGGCACCGGTCGTCCAGGGGGAACTGCTCGTGCGCCGCCGGGACGCCGGCCCCCTGCGCGCCCAGGTCCTCTGCTCGCTGTCGTCCGCCGACGACGCCACCAGCGTCGTCCTGGTGCAGCTCGTCGACGCCGACCGGCGCGGCCGGCGCCACCACCCCGGCGACCACGACCCCCTGACCCACCTGCGCAGCCGCGCCGGGGTCGTCGCCGACCTCACCTCCCGCCTGCCCACCCGCGAGGGGCTCCTGGGCGTCGTCTCCTGCGACCTCGACCGGTTCCGCGTCGTCAACGAGAGCCTCGGGCACGCCGTCGGCGACGAGGTCCTCGTCGGGGTCGCCCGGCGGCTGACGGCCGGGGTGCGCGGCGGTGACGTCGTGGCCCGGCTCGGCGACGACGAGTTCCTCGTCGTCCTGCCCGGCCTGACCGACGTCGCCGAGGCCGTCGACGTCGCGGACCGGCTCACCCGCGACCTCGGCGCCCCCCTCGAGGTCGAGGTCCCCGACGGCCGCCAGGAGATCCGCTGCGCCGTCAGCACCGGCCTCGTCGTGGTCGACCTGCAGGCCACCGGGACGGACGTCGGGCGCGGGACCACCCCCCTGCTGGACGCCGCGACGCTGCTGCGCGACGCCAACACGGCCCTGGACGCGGCCAAGGCCGCCGGCGGCGGCTGCTGCCGGGTGTTCACCTCGACCATGCGCGACCGGGCCGTGCGCCGCCTCACCGTGGAGACCGACCTGCGCCGCGCCCTGGAGCACGACGAGCTGCGCGTGCACTACCAGCCGGTGGTGCGGCTGCGCGACGGCCGCCGCACGGGGTTCGAGGCGCTCGTGCGCTGGGACCACCCGCGGCGCGGGCTGCTCCTGCCGGGGCAGTTCCTCGACGTGGCCGAGGACTGCGGGCTCGTCAGCGCCATCGACGCCGTGGTGCTGGAGCAGGCGCTCGACTTCCTGACCCGCCACCCCGACGTGCGGGTCGCCGTGAACACCTCCGCGCGCCGCCTCGACGGCACGTTCGCCGCCTCCGTCGCCCGCGGTCTGCACCGCCGCGGCCTGCCGCCCGCGCGGCTGGCCGTCGAGCTCCTGGAGACCTCCCTCGTCTCCGGGGACGCCGTCACCGAGCGGGAGCTGCGCGACCTCGCCGAGCTGGGCGTGGCCGTGCTCCTCGACGACTTCGGCACCGGCTACTCCGCGCTGGCCTACCTGCGCCGGCTGCCCGTCTCCGGGCTCAAGCTCGACCGGTCGTTCGTGGCGGACCTGCCCGAGGACTCCAGCTCGGACCGCATCGCGGCGGCCGTCGTGAGCCTGGCGGGCAGCTTCGGGCTGTCGTCGGTGTGCGAGGGGGTGGAGACCGCGGCGCAGGCCGACCACCTCGCCGAGCAGGGCTGGGAGTCCGCCCAGGGCTTCCACTTCGGCGTCCCCGCCCCCGAGGAGCGCTGGTTCCCGCGCGCCGTGCGCCCCGTGCGCGTCACCCCCGTCCCCGCCTGA
- a CDS encoding VOC family protein, whose translation MRISRVVFPVPSVASSLAFWRDVLGLPVEGSTVRVGSTELELVQDPAARPGTQHLAIDVPGDAGLAARDWLRARTPLLARDGEDLLESSPAFDACSVYFEAGDGTVLELIARRRLPDRLGTAAFGAQHLLRISEVGVPVASVPQAVSRLGLGVLGTASATFAAAGDDGGMLILVAPGRAWFPTREHVSAVAGLEVVLSGTGRRGGVRLNSGTVVSYA comes from the coding sequence GTGAGGATCTCGCGCGTCGTCTTCCCCGTCCCGTCCGTGGCCTCGTCCCTGGCGTTCTGGCGGGACGTGCTGGGGCTGCCGGTCGAGGGGTCGACCGTCCGGGTGGGCTCGACGGAGCTGGAGCTCGTCCAGGACCCCGCCGCCCGGCCGGGGACGCAGCACCTGGCGATCGACGTGCCGGGGGACGCGGGGCTCGCGGCGCGGGACTGGTTGCGGGCCCGCACCCCGCTGCTGGCCCGGGACGGGGAGGACCTGCTGGAGTCCTCCCCGGCCTTCGACGCGTGCTCGGTGTACTTCGAGGCGGGCGACGGGACGGTGCTGGAGCTCATCGCCCGGCGCCGGCTCCCCGACCGGCTGGGCACCGCCGCGTTCGGGGCGCAGCACCTGCTGAGGATCAGCGAGGTGGGGGTGCCGGTGGCGTCGGTGCCGCAGGCGGTCTCCCGGCTGGGGCTGGGGGTGCTGGGGACGGCGTCGGCGACGTTCGCCGCGGCCGGGGACGACGGGGGGATGCTGATCCTCGTCGCGCCGGGGCGGGCCTGGTTCCCGACGCGCGAGCACGTCTCGGCGGTCGCCGGCCTGGAGGTGGTCCTGTCAGGGACTGGCCGTCGGGGTGGTGTGCGGTTGAACTCGGGTACGGTGGTCTCGTATGCTTGA